The following proteins are encoded in a genomic region of Streptomyces collinus Tu 365:
- a CDS encoding non-ribosomal peptide synthetase yields the protein MSRALRDVLAAVAAGELPDEIAESLLRGLSDPVPEPGPYPLSRGQAALWAIHASRPGTTSYNLPLGLWLNQAVDPDVLTRALIAVVERQPGLRIAVRLDGTTPVQEITERPAEVVRLDLRHVTDGEFAARIRRLVHTPFDLEQDPLHRMWLIAAPGGRTLLLLVFHHMITDGISSHLLLRDIVACHDALARRGVLPPVEQATPYREFVRRQRELLDGPEAETHRRWWLDRLAGASSGPVLDAITDRHRVAPPTADTGAMVQFRLPEETWTAVRHVAGAAGLTPFSVLLGAFAALLHRHSGHRDINVMVPTDGRISERFDRTVGYLINPVVVRVDCDPQRSLAELMNAVHDHMAQAEEHSSYPFAAVVGDLRRAGGTAVSFDIGFYLQQGVGGDQDMAAGQTVFDDALELTQEGENPLVVEVVVRGSQALVHFKYDRELFDPATAERLAEHYRMLLETVAADPRRPIGDLPLTTAAERALVDRANDTRAARPRDVTAAGLVLARAASAPERVAVVDADGATSYGELARRVHALARTLRASGVGRGDLVGVLSGRRAALIVAMLAAHTAGAAYVPLDPDFPAARLAHICTDAGLAAVLVDPAYCDRLPAETPGARIPLGDPGDAAPGPPVACHDDDLAYVLYTSGSTGRPKGVEVTHGNLVNFLTAMAERPGCAEDDVLLAVTTAGFDIAGLELLLPLTQGATVHIAPAETTRDGFALAGLLDSSGATVVQATPATWQMLLAAGWSGRVPRLLCGGEALSAELAAELIDRSGELWNMYGPTETTIWSSVLRVRRDRPITVGTPIANTTFHLAGPDGGPVPFGATGELLIGGDGVARGYRGRPELSAERFVGQDGQRRYRTGDLARWTETGEMLLLGRADRQIKLRGHRIEPGEIEAAIRRTGVSGEARVVLREERPGHQRLVAFVVAEPAEAAAAARRIEEWLPAYMIPSRTVPMTGLPMTPNAKIDAVRLATGSLDELIREFGHPEAAPEPRPHDGGRLLATLRELTAGVAGVAPEDIPVDRPLGEAGFDSVGFTRLAMAVRTRFGVPVSPTLFYAHPALASLAAHLGANRPDAFTEAEAVPDAFTETEAVPDTFAETEAEPEPARAAATVRAGAPGEPPETLGYPPVAIIGVGARLPASGSLQEFWIHLAEGRDLTAPYPLERGFSARVFPERFRGSFVRDVDAFDAGRFRISPREAAQMDPQHRLLLHAADEALLDAGLVPATLVGSHTGVFVGLSGADYLSLLGPGSPEMDDHFLIGNVASIAANRISYVYDLHGPSAVYDTACSSSLVAIHRAARALHLGDCDLALAGGANLLLSPHGFTGLRRAGMLSADGRCKTFDERADGYGRGEGVVLLALKLLERAVADGDPVHGVLIGSAENHGGHTHSLTVPNPQAQRDVLLAAHRAAAVPPDTIGYIEAHGTGTPLGDPIEVDALREAFGQLYRDWGRPVVEGRTGLGSVKSNIGHLEAAAGVAGVVKVLLSMRHRLMPGLAGLGTPNPMIDLAGSPFRLQAEAQPWEPPDGVPARAGVSSFGMGGSNVHVVVAEAEKH from the coding sequence ATGAGCCGGGCACTGCGCGACGTCCTCGCCGCGGTCGCCGCCGGTGAGCTGCCCGACGAGATCGCCGAGTCGCTGCTGCGGGGCCTGTCCGATCCGGTGCCGGAGCCGGGGCCGTATCCGCTCAGTCGCGGCCAGGCGGCGCTCTGGGCGATCCACGCGAGCCGACCCGGCACCACCTCCTACAACCTGCCGCTCGGGCTGTGGCTGAACCAGGCGGTCGATCCGGACGTGCTCACCCGGGCCCTGATCGCCGTCGTGGAGCGGCAGCCGGGTCTGCGGATCGCCGTCCGACTGGACGGGACCACTCCGGTGCAGGAGATCACCGAACGCCCCGCCGAGGTGGTCCGGCTGGACCTCCGGCACGTCACCGACGGGGAGTTCGCCGCGCGCATCCGGCGGCTGGTGCACACTCCGTTCGACCTGGAGCAGGACCCCCTGCACCGGATGTGGCTGATCGCGGCACCCGGTGGCCGGACCCTGCTGCTCCTGGTGTTCCACCACATGATCACCGACGGGATCTCCAGCCACCTGCTGCTGCGCGACATCGTGGCCTGCCACGACGCACTGGCCCGTCGAGGTGTTCTGCCGCCGGTCGAGCAGGCCACCCCGTACCGCGAGTTCGTCCGTCGACAGCGGGAACTGCTCGACGGGCCGGAGGCCGAGACGCACCGCCGCTGGTGGCTCGACCGGCTGGCCGGAGCCTCCAGCGGTCCCGTCCTCGACGCGATCACCGATCGGCACCGGGTCGCCCCGCCCACCGCCGACACCGGCGCGATGGTGCAGTTCCGGCTGCCGGAGGAGACCTGGACGGCTGTCCGTCACGTCGCCGGCGCGGCCGGTCTGACCCCGTTCAGCGTGCTGCTGGGTGCCTTCGCCGCTCTGCTGCACCGGCACTCCGGCCACCGCGACATCAACGTCATGGTGCCGACCGACGGCCGGATCTCCGAGCGTTTCGACCGCACCGTGGGCTACCTGATCAACCCGGTGGTCGTGCGGGTCGACTGCGACCCGCAGCGCAGCCTCGCCGAGCTGATGAACGCCGTGCACGACCACATGGCGCAGGCCGAGGAACACAGCTCCTACCCGTTCGCCGCCGTGGTCGGTGACCTGCGCCGCGCCGGCGGCACCGCGGTCTCCTTCGACATCGGCTTCTACCTGCAACAGGGCGTGGGCGGCGATCAGGACATGGCCGCCGGGCAGACCGTCTTCGACGACGCCCTGGAGCTGACCCAGGAGGGTGAGAACCCGCTGGTCGTCGAGGTGGTGGTGCGCGGGTCCCAGGCGTTGGTCCATTTCAAGTACGACCGCGAGCTGTTCGACCCGGCCACGGCCGAGCGCCTGGCCGAGCACTACCGGATGCTGCTGGAGACCGTGGCCGCCGATCCCCGGCGGCCGATCGGCGATCTGCCCCTCACCACCGCGGCGGAACGCGCCCTCGTCGACCGGGCCAACGACACCCGTGCCGCCCGGCCCCGCGACGTGACCGCGGCCGGTTTGGTGCTGGCCCGCGCGGCGTCGGCCCCGGAGCGCGTCGCCGTGGTGGACGCCGACGGTGCCACCAGTTACGGCGAGCTGGCCCGGCGGGTGCACGCACTGGCGCGGACCCTCCGCGCATCCGGCGTGGGCCGTGGCGACCTGGTCGGGGTGCTGTCCGGCCGGCGAGCCGCCCTGATCGTGGCGATGCTGGCGGCGCACACCGCCGGCGCGGCCTACGTGCCGCTCGACCCGGACTTCCCGGCCGCCCGCCTCGCGCACATCTGCACCGACGCCGGCCTCGCCGCGGTCCTGGTCGACCCGGCGTACTGCGACCGCCTGCCGGCCGAGACACCGGGCGCCCGGATTCCGCTAGGTGACCCGGGCGACGCCGCCCCGGGCCCGCCGGTCGCCTGCCACGACGACGATCTCGCGTACGTGCTCTACACCTCCGGATCGACCGGCCGGCCCAAGGGTGTCGAGGTCACCCATGGCAACCTGGTCAACTTCCTCACCGCGATGGCGGAGCGGCCCGGGTGCGCCGAGGACGACGTGCTGCTCGCCGTCACCACGGCCGGGTTCGACATCGCAGGGCTCGAACTGCTGCTCCCGCTCACCCAGGGCGCGACCGTCCACATCGCGCCGGCCGAGACCACCCGGGACGGCTTCGCGCTGGCCGGCCTGCTCGACAGCAGCGGCGCGACCGTCGTGCAGGCCACCCCGGCCACCTGGCAGATGCTGCTCGCCGCCGGCTGGAGCGGACGGGTACCCCGGCTGCTGTGCGGCGGGGAGGCGCTGAGCGCCGAGCTGGCGGCCGAACTGATCGACCGCTCCGGTGAGTTGTGGAACATGTACGGCCCGACCGAGACCACGATCTGGTCCTCGGTACTGCGGGTACGCCGCGACCGGCCGATCACGGTCGGCACGCCGATCGCGAACACGACCTTCCACCTCGCCGGGCCGGACGGTGGCCCGGTCCCGTTCGGCGCCACCGGGGAACTGCTGATCGGCGGTGACGGCGTCGCCCGCGGCTACCGCGGCCGCCCCGAACTGAGCGCCGAGCGCTTCGTCGGGCAGGACGGGCAGCGGCGCTACCGCACCGGAGACCTGGCCCGGTGGACCGAGACCGGCGAGATGCTGCTGCTCGGCCGCGCCGACCGGCAGATCAAGCTGCGCGGGCACCGGATCGAGCCCGGCGAGATCGAGGCGGCGATCCGGCGTACCGGCGTGAGCGGCGAGGCGCGGGTGGTCCTGCGCGAGGAGCGGCCCGGGCACCAGCGCCTGGTCGCCTTCGTCGTCGCCGAGCCCGCGGAGGCCGCGGCGGCTGCCAGGCGGATCGAGGAGTGGCTTCCGGCGTACATGATCCCGTCCCGGACCGTGCCGATGACCGGCCTGCCGATGACCCCGAACGCCAAGATCGACGCGGTCCGGCTCGCCACCGGCTCCCTGGACGAACTGATCCGCGAGTTCGGTCACCCCGAGGCAGCGCCGGAGCCCCGGCCGCACGACGGCGGCCGGTTGCTGGCGACCCTGCGGGAGCTGACCGCGGGTGTCGCCGGGGTGGCGCCGGAGGACATCCCGGTGGACCGGCCGCTCGGCGAGGCGGGCTTCGACTCGGTCGGTTTCACCCGGCTCGCGATGGCGGTCCGCACCCGCTTCGGCGTGCCCGTCAGCCCCACGCTCTTCTACGCGCACCCCGCGCTCGCCTCGCTCGCGGCGCACCTGGGCGCGAACCGCCCGGACGCCTTCACCGAGGCCGAAGCCGTCCCGGACGCCTTCACCGAGACCGAAGCCGTCCCGGACACCTTCGCCGAGACCGAAGCCGAGCCCGAGCCGGCCCGCGCGGCGGCCACCGTCCGGGCCGGCGCGCCCGGGGAACCTCCCGAGACCCTCGGCTACCCGCCCGTGGCGATCATCGGCGTCGGCGCCCGCCTGCCGGCCTCCGGGTCACTGCAGGAGTTCTGGATCCACCTCGCCGAGGGCCGCGACCTCACCGCGCCGTACCCGCTGGAGCGAGGCTTCTCCGCCCGGGTGTTCCCGGAGCGCTTTCGGGGCTCGTTCGTGCGCGACGTCGACGCCTTCGACGCGGGGCGGTTCCGGATCTCGCCGCGCGAGGCGGCCCAGATGGATCCGCAGCACCGGCTCCTCCTGCACGCCGCGGACGAGGCCCTGCTCGACGCCGGACTCGTGCCCGCGACGCTGGTCGGCAGCCACACCGGGGTGTTCGTCGGTCTCAGCGGCGCCGACTATCTGAGCCTGCTGGGCCCGGGCTCGCCGGAGATGGACGATCACTTCCTGATCGGCAACGTCGCCTCGATCGCGGCCAACCGCATCTCCTACGTGTACGACCTGCACGGCCCCAGCGCGGTCTACGACACCGCCTGCTCCAGCTCCCTGGTGGCGATCCACCGCGCGGCCCGCGCCCTGCACCTCGGCGACTGCGATCTCGCCCTGGCCGGCGGCGCGAACCTGCTCCTGTCCCCGCACGGCTTCACCGGTCTGCGCCGCGCCGGAATGCTCAGTGCCGACGGGCGGTGCAAGACCTTCGACGAGCGCGCCGACGGCTACGGCCGCGGCGAGGGCGTGGTCCTGCTGGCGCTCAAACTGCTGGAGCGCGCGGTCGCCGACGGCGACCCGGTGCACGGCGTCCTGATCGGTTCGGCCGAGAACCACGGCGGCCACACCCACTCGCTCACCGTGCCCAACCCGCAGGCACAGCGCGACGTGCTGCTCGCGGCGCATCGGGCGGCGGCGGTGCCGCCCGACACCATCGGCTACATCGAGGCGCACGGCACCGGGACGCCGCTCGGCGACCCGATCGAGGTGGACGCGCTGCGGGAGGCGTTCGGGCAGCTCTACCGCGACTGGGGGCGGCCGGTCGTGGAGGGACGCACCGGGCTCGGCTCGGTCAAGTCCAACATCGGCCATCTCGAGGCCGCCGCCGGTGTCGCCGGGGTGGTCAAGGTGCTGCTGAGCATGCGGCACCGCCTGATGCCCGGCCTCGCCGGTCTCGGCACCCCCAACCCGATGATCGACCTGGCCGGCAGCCCGTTCCGGCTCCAGGCCGAGGCACAGCCCTGGGAGCCGCCGGACGGCGTGCCGGCACGCGCCGGCGTCAGCTCCTTCGGCATGGGTGGCAGCAACGTACACGTCGTCGTGGCGGAAGCGGAGAAGCACTGA